Proteins encoded by one window of uncultured Celeribacter sp.:
- a CDS encoding phasin family protein — translation MAKTDDFSKMMKDMMGSFPIDMSAMQESFKTQASLAEKMSKVAIEAAEKSTEISSKWTKETLTKVSEITTVKEEPTDYTKAMTDFASSQAEMAAENMAAFAEVAKKVQMETVELMLAAGKDMGEDMTAAAKKATDEMTKAAKKATAK, via the coding sequence ATGGCCAAGACCGACGATTTTTCGAAGATGATGAAAGACATGATGGGCTCTTTCCCGATTGACATGTCTGCGATGCAGGAGAGCTTCAAAACCCAAGCCTCCCTCGCAGAAAAAATGTCCAAAGTGGCGATCGAAGCCGCCGAGAAATCCACTGAGATTTCCTCGAAATGGACCAAGGAAACCCTGACCAAAGTCTCCGAAATCACCACCGTGAAAGAAGAGCCGACCGATTACACCAAGGCAATGACCGATTTCGCCTCCTCGCAAGCCGAAATGGCCGCCGAGAACATGGCCGCCTTTGCCGAAGTCGCCAAGAAAGTTCAGATGGAAACCGTCGAACTGATGCTGGCCGCTGGCAAAGACATGGGCGAAGACATGACCGCCGCTGCCAAAAAAGCGACGGATGAAATGACCAAAGCCGCGAAAAAAGCGACGGCGAAGTAA
- the phaZ gene encoding polyhydroxyalkanoate depolymerase, translated as MRFMATYDLMETIRNTNQWLGATAQAFGSYPAMAMMPNPGIQWLAAWGQVTERAFSRMVTKPDWGIDTVVGEDGRDHLVDIDIEVAKPFGDLIHFNVQGRDEMKRRVLLVAPMSGHYATLLRSTVTSLLPDCEVYITDWHNARDIPVSEGKFDVEDYTLYLVDFMKHLGPNTHVIAVCQPAPLTLAATAYLAEEDPKAQPRSLTLIGGPIDPDATPTEVTDFGNRVTMGQLENSMIQRVGYKYKGVGRKVYPGLLQLSSFIAMNMDNHSQAFADQISRVAKGEAGEHDRHNKFYDEYLAVMDMTGEFYLSTVERIFKGLEIAKNEFTVAGKKVDIGKITDVAVKTVEGENDDISAPGQCVAALDLCTGLPDSMKAAHLEPGAGHYGIFAGKSWRNNIRPLVLDFIDANSGPRVVAGKDTEAKAG; from the coding sequence ATGCGCTTTATGGCTACCTACGATCTGATGGAAACGATCCGCAACACGAACCAATGGCTGGGCGCCACGGCTCAGGCCTTTGGCTCCTACCCGGCGATGGCGATGATGCCCAACCCCGGCATTCAATGGCTCGCGGCCTGGGGTCAGGTGACGGAGCGCGCCTTTTCGCGCATGGTCACCAAACCCGACTGGGGCATCGACACCGTTGTCGGCGAAGACGGGCGTGACCACCTTGTCGACATCGACATCGAGGTGGCGAAACCCTTTGGCGATCTGATCCATTTCAACGTGCAGGGCCGGGACGAGATGAAGCGCCGCGTGCTTTTGGTCGCGCCGATGTCCGGTCACTACGCCACGCTTTTGCGCTCGACCGTCACTTCGCTTTTGCCGGACTGTGAGGTTTATATCACCGATTGGCACAACGCCCGTGACATCCCCGTGTCTGAGGGCAAATTCGATGTCGAGGATTACACCCTCTACCTCGTCGACTTCATGAAACATCTGGGCCCGAACACCCATGTGATCGCCGTCTGCCAACCGGCGCCTCTAACGCTTGCTGCCACTGCCTATCTCGCCGAAGAAGACCCGAAGGCCCAGCCTCGCTCCCTGACGCTCATCGGCGGGCCGATCGACCCGGATGCGACGCCCACCGAAGTCACGGATTTCGGCAACCGCGTCACCATGGGCCAGCTCGAAAATTCGATGATCCAGCGTGTCGGTTACAAATACAAAGGCGTGGGCCGCAAGGTCTATCCGGGGCTGTTGCAGCTGTCTTCGTTTATCGCAATGAACATGGACAATCACTCCCAGGCCTTCGCCGATCAAATCTCACGCGTCGCCAAGGGCGAGGCGGGCGAACATGACCGCCACAACAAATTCTACGACGAATATCTCGCTGTCATGGATATGACCGGCGAATTCTACCTCTCGACTGTTGAGCGCATCTTCAAGGGCCTCGAGATCGCGAAGAACGAATTCACCGTCGCTGGCAAAAAAGTCGACATCGGCAAGATCACCGACGTGGCCGTGAAAACCGTCGAGGGCGAGAACGACGACATCTCCGCGCCGGGCCAATGTGTCGCCGCGCTGGATCTCTGCACCGGTCTGCCCGACAGCATGAAGGCCGCGCATCTCGAACCGGGCGCTGGGCATTACGGGATTTTCGCAGGCAAAAGCTGGCGCAACAACATCCGGCCTCTGGTGCTCGACTTCATCGACGCCAACTCGGGGCCGCGGGTTGTGGCCGGGAAAGACACCGAAGCGAAAGCAGGTTGA
- the phaC gene encoding class I poly(R)-hydroxyalkanoic acid synthase: MARDGEVKTQEKQQDLEKLNENIVKIEELSARLVAALAQKKPIPPSLQGPSQALFLKAASAYMAEMMNNPARVIEHQVSHWGKTLKHYVDAQQRLSHGDLTPPPDETPKDRRFQNPLWQSNPYFNFLKQQYMLNAEAMENAVTDLEGLDARDRRRVDYFTRQIIDMMSPTNFLATNPDALQHALETDGESLVKGLENLVRDLEDHHGEMIVNLADKEAFEVGRNIGTSEGSVVFRNRMFELIQYAPRTEEVHKTPLLIFPPWINKFYILDLREQNSLIKWITEQGYTVFVVSWVNPNEGYADVRMDDYVEEGFLTAIEQVKKITSEPKVNVIGYCIAGTTLSITLGLMKQRGDTSVKSATFFTTLTDFSDQGEVGVFLDDDFVDGIEAEAKRTGLMKSLYMNRTFSYLRSNDLIYQPAIRSYMMGEAPPAFDLLYWNGDATNLPGKMAVQYLRGLCQRDELATTGFPICGTTVHLSDVTVPLCAIGCETDHIAAWDSSYNGIRQMGSKNKTFILSESGHIAGIVNPPSKKKYGHYTNTDLSLSPQEWKAGAQFHQGSWWPRWEKWLHARSGKMVPARQPGDSGAEILGPAPGNYVKSQATP, translated from the coding sequence ATGGCTCGGGATGGAGAGGTCAAAACGCAAGAAAAACAACAGGATTTAGAAAAGCTCAACGAGAATATTGTCAAAATCGAAGAGCTTTCCGCACGTCTTGTTGCTGCACTGGCACAGAAAAAGCCGATTCCTCCGTCGCTTCAGGGGCCCAGTCAGGCGCTTTTTCTCAAGGCCGCCAGCGCCTATATGGCCGAAATGATGAACAACCCGGCCCGGGTGATCGAGCATCAGGTGAGCCATTGGGGCAAGACGCTCAAGCATTACGTCGACGCGCAGCAGAGGCTTAGCCACGGTGATCTGACGCCACCGCCTGACGAGACGCCGAAAGACCGCCGCTTTCAGAATCCTCTGTGGCAGAGCAACCCCTATTTCAACTTTCTCAAACAGCAATACATGCTCAACGCCGAGGCGATGGAAAACGCCGTCACCGATCTCGAGGGGCTGGATGCGCGGGATCGCAGGCGGGTGGATTATTTCACCCGGCAGATCATCGACATGATGTCGCCGACGAATTTCCTCGCGACCAACCCGGACGCGTTGCAGCACGCGCTGGAGACCGATGGCGAGAGCCTTGTGAAGGGGCTGGAGAACCTCGTGCGCGACCTGGAGGATCACCACGGCGAGATGATCGTGAATCTCGCCGATAAAGAAGCTTTCGAGGTGGGCCGGAATATCGGCACCTCCGAAGGCTCGGTGGTGTTTCGCAACCGCATGTTCGAACTGATCCAATATGCGCCACGGACCGAAGAAGTGCATAAGACGCCGCTTTTGATCTTTCCGCCCTGGATCAACAAATTCTACATTCTCGACCTGCGCGAACAGAACTCGCTGATCAAATGGATCACGGAACAGGGCTACACTGTTTTCGTCGTCTCCTGGGTCAACCCGAATGAGGGCTATGCCGATGTGCGCATGGATGACTATGTCGAAGAGGGGTTCCTGACCGCCATCGAGCAGGTCAAAAAGATCACGTCGGAGCCGAAGGTCAACGTGATTGGCTATTGCATCGCGGGCACGACCCTGTCGATCACGCTGGGCCTGATGAAACAACGCGGCGATACGTCGGTGAAATCCGCGACCTTCTTTACGACGCTCACGGATTTCTCCGATCAGGGCGAGGTGGGCGTGTTCCTAGATGACGATTTCGTCGATGGGATCGAGGCGGAGGCCAAACGCACCGGCCTGATGAAATCGCTATACATGAATCGGACGTTTTCCTATCTGCGCTCCAACGACCTGATCTATCAGCCCGCCATTCGCAGCTATATGATGGGGGAGGCGCCGCCCGCCTTCGATCTGTTGTATTGGAACGGCGACGCGACCAACCTTCCGGGCAAGATGGCGGTGCAATACTTGCGGGGTCTCTGTCAACGCGATGAGCTGGCCACCACGGGATTCCCGATTTGCGGCACCACGGTGCATCTTTCGGACGTCACTGTGCCGCTTTGTGCCATCGGTTGCGAGACCGATCACATTGCGGCCTGGGACAGTTCCTACAATGGCATTCGCCAGATGGGCTCGAAGAACAAGACCTTCATTCTGTCCGAGAGCGGCCACATCGCCGGGATCGTCAATCCGCCGTCGAAAAAGAAATATGGCCATTACACCAACACGGACCTGAGCTTGTCTCCGCAAGAGTGGAAGGCCGGGGCGCAGTTCCATCAAGGCTCCTGGTGGCCGCGTTGGGAGAAATGGCTGCACGCGCGGTCCGGCAAGATGGTCCCTGCGCGTCAGCCCGGCGATTCGGGGGCGGAAATCCTCGGTCCGGCACCGGGGAATTACGTCAAATCCCAAGCGACGCCCTGA